In the Topomyia yanbarensis strain Yona2022 chromosome 3, ASM3024719v1, whole genome shotgun sequence genome, one interval contains:
- the LOC131690367 gene encoding uncharacterized protein LOC131690367, which produces MKARLFQRCCRLCLDDTREQLEIRSVERLTQTLLELYNLKVTSQDRCSQNICIECYQDVSESQKWLDVLEKQKQIILANQQHFQEELLEQLGPEPSPVADKSFSPSRSTRRTRRSARMGLDEETTPKPAAAIKNEPVQTRSGKRKLEWEPNSEQESETPTEATSNGDTVDEEEAVSDTTTTTSDAEIKCNKCEASFDDIRALEKHVCEFVCSVCSTGLKYKASLRRHLVDVHKIKTSEWTNYWNPRGHDKDSQSLLVETTKPKKRYRYESDSPTDLEEDSSNDQAQEPGAEIVCKYCGERFDSTQELKSHDCCVRCNICGFTFASRNNVKRHKIRVHRIDPSDPSLMVNSVRSMSRATSRPPSRPPSRAASEHASEDEPLAALATRSEDQNESGISNGNKTPGKTRYRYYCTDCDYSNLKRYRLVTHMLEKHGMVKEQIDPEAIPKQAVNDGSKTPERPKTPATTPIARSDPVYAPIPEPPKTPDLLISLQTSHQPRGRSRSTYQDSMEYGQKRKRSLSACSNKSSRMARSRSIPPPDREVLVAKRRLSTSNVLTKVHPKLRNTLLAMEANRLHMNIRPGCELLPPNQPIRVRASSHFNQEPCPMKKLFKLRAPVGIERQRVHQLRALFRNMSPRISCQSKISSIDVESLVLDHALSTSSSPMEVVEQDPLNRNTPGPLIMDCIGSEQEGVVYEVLEVGTQNVTTVCGTSSTVLEVVDGSVTDQIQLPEQKKKKKNKKEKRRKSVKETVVPEELVKPKEEKDVDEAEPTENGVNDSDFSNNNNFGNMNELSAVSAVGEQLPQLDATCHTQEPMETEIAEPSSTTEFESTEPLKPNKSESIEQPNPIVPEATEQSSPMEPESTEQPSPVESESAAQPNPEESESVELSKSKESEPEEQQNQIEPESPEPPKAEEPPKPKEPESASDEQQQVADTAVEKMGQSVVSNGHDNVHETTETAEAHTTEKQTTDERVPSELLQEEEEQVGNMVEEVSEERSPDDEQEEEDDQMITPD; this is translated from the exons ATGAAGGCAAGATTATTTCAAAGATGTTGTCGACTTTGTTTAGACGATACGAGGGAACAGTTGGAGATTCGTTCTGTCGAGCGATTGACCCAGACGCTGCTGGAGTTGTACAACCTCAAG GTTACTAGCCAAGATCGGTGTAGCCAGAACATATGCATCGAGTGCTATCAGGATGTAAGCGAATCACAAAAATGGCTGGATGTGCTGGAAAAACAAAAGCAAATAATCCTAGCCAATCAACAGCACTTCCAGGAGGAATTGTTGGAACAGTTGGGACCAGAGCCGAGTCCAGTCGCTGATAAAAGTTTTTCGCCGTCCAGATCGACGCGACGAACCAGAAGATCCGCCAGAATGGGACTCGATGAAGAGACAACTCCCAAACCGGCAGCTGCGATCAAAAACGAACCGGTACAGACGCGTAGTGGCAAGCGAAAATTGGAATGGGAACCCAACTCAGAGCAGGAATCGGAAACGCCTACTGAAGCTACTTCTAATGGCGACACGGTTGACGAGGAAGAAGCCGTATCAGACACAACAACCACCACTAGTGACGCGGAAATAAAATGCAACAAATGCGAGGCGTCTTTCGATGATATAAGGGCGCTGGAAAAACATGTCTGCGAGTTTGTTTGTAGTGTGTGCAGCACTGGTCTTAAGTACAAAGCAAGTCTGAGGCGGCACCTGGTTGATGTTCACAAAATCAAGACCAGCGAGTGGACAAATTACTGGAATCCAAGAGGGCACGACAAGGACTCACAGAGTTTGCTGGTTGAGACTACGAAACCCAAGAAAAG GTATCGATATGAGAGTGATTCTCCAACAGATTTGGAAGAAGATTCAAGTAACGATCAAGCACAGGAACCGGGAGCTGAAATTGTATGCAAATACTGCGGGGAACGATTCGATAGTACCCAGGAGTTAAAGAGCCATGACTGTTGCGTTAGATGTAACATATGCGGATTTACTTTTGCATCGCGAAATAATGTTAAACGGCATAAGATTCGTGTGCACAGAATCGATCCCTCTGATCCATCGTTGATGGTTAACAGTGTCAGATCTATGTCACGTGCTACATCGCGTCCACCCTCGCGCCCTCCATCTAGGGCTGCTTCGGAACATGCATCCGAAGATGAACCGCTTGCAGCTTTAGCTACGAGAAGCGAGGATCAAAATGAGAGTGGCATTTCTAACGGTAACAAAACTCCTGGAAAAACAagatatcgttactattgtACAGACTGTGACTATTCTAACTTGAAACGCTATCGTCTCGTGACTCATATGCTCGAGAAGCATGGCATGGTAAAAGAACAGATTGATCCGGAAGCGATTCCAAAACAAGCAGTAAACGATGGTTCAAAAACACCAGAGAGACCAAAGACTCCAGCAACGACACCGATTGCGCGCTCCGATCCAGTTTATGCACCGATACCGGAACCACCAAAGACTCCAGATTTACTTATTAGTCTGCAGACATCACACCAACCGAGAGGTCGATCTAGATCCACGTATCAGGACAGCATGGAGTACGGTCAAAAAAGAAAGCGCTCTCTTTCTGCTTGTTCAAACAAATCTTCCCGTATGGCTCGATCTCGTTCAATTCCTCCCCCAGATAGGGAAGTCCTCGTAGCTAAACGTCGCCTCTCGACATCCAATGTCCTAACAAAAGTTCATCCAAAATTGCGCAATACTTTACTGGCTATGGAAGCAAATAGATTGCACATGAATATTCGCCCCGGTTGTGAATTGTTGCCTCCTAATCAACCGATTCGCGTTCGGGCGTCATCCCACTTCAATCAGGAGCCATGTCCAATGAAGAAACTATTCAAACTGCGAGCTCCTGTTGGCATCGAACGTCAACGGGTTCATCAACTGCGTGCGCTGTTTAGAAATATGTCGCCTCGTATCAGCTGCCAGTCGAAGATCAGCAGCATCGATGTGGAATCATTGGTTTTGGATCACGCACTTTCGACTTCGTCCTCTCCGATGGAAGTGGTAGAGCAGGACCCCTTGAACAGAAACACACCAGGACCGCTGATTATGGACTGCATCGGGTCAGAACAGGAGGGTGTCGTGTATGAAGTTCTCGAGGTTGGTACACAGAATGTGACCACAGTTTGCGGCACGAGCAGTACCGTGCTAGAAGTAGTTGATGGCTCAGTCACTGATCAGATACAATTGCCGgaacaaaagaagaaaaagaaaaataagaaagagAAACGTAGAAAAAGCGTGAAAGAAACTGTCGTACCAGAAGAGCTAGTAAAACCTAAAGAAGAGAAAGATGTCGATGAAGCAGAGCCAACGGAAAATGGTGTAAATGATTCGGATTTCAGCAACAATAACAACTTCGGAAATATGAATGAGTTAAGTGCTGTTTCAGCTGTGGGGGAACAGTTGCCGCAATTAGATGCAACATGTCATACTCAAGAGCCCATGGAAACAGAAATAGCGGAGCCATCTAGTACGACGGAATTCGAATCAACAGAGCCATTGAAGCCAAATAAATCAGAATCAATAGAACAGCCGAATCCGATTGTACCAGAAGCTACAGAACAATCGAGTCCGATGGAGCCAGAATCAACAGAACAACCGAGTCCTGTGGAATCAGAATCAGCAGCTCAACCAAATCCTGAGGAATCAGAATCAGTGGAGCTATCAAAGTCGAAGGAATCAGAACCAGAAGAACAGCAGAATCAAATTGAACCAGAATCACCAGAACCACCGAAAGCTGAGGAACCACCGAAACCTAAGGAACCAGAATCAGCGtcagatgaacagcagcaagtAGCTGACACCGCAGTTGAGAAGATGGGCCAATCCGTCGTGTCAAATGGGCACGACAACGTTCACGAAACGACTGAGACAGCGGAAGCTCACACAACTGAGAAACAAACTACAGACGAACGTGTGCCATCGGAACTGTTGCAAGAAGAAGAAGAACAGGTAGGAAATATGGTGGAGGAAGTCTCGGAGGAACGAAGCCCAGACGATGAGCAGGAGGAGGAAGATGATCAAATGATAACACCGGATTGA